A DNA window from Trichosurus vulpecula isolate mTriVul1 chromosome 2, mTriVul1.pri, whole genome shotgun sequence contains the following coding sequences:
- the ATP5MC3 gene encoding ATP synthase F(0) complex subunit C3, mitochondrial, with protein MFSCAKLACSPALIRAGSRIVYRPISAAVLSQPEVRTGEGNTASYGAQNRVSQLALREFQTSAISRDIDTAAKFIGAGAATVGVAGSGAGIGTVFGSLIIGYARNPSLKQQLFSYAILGFALSEAMGLFCLMVAFLILFAM; from the exons ATGTTCTCCTGCGCCAAGCTCGCCTGCTCCCCTGCTCTG atCCGTGCTGGATCCAGAATTGTATACAGACCAATTTCTGCAGCAGTGTTGTCTCAACCAGAGGTCAGGACGGGAGAG ggcaACACAGCATCTTATGGGGCCCAGAACAGAGTGTCTCAGCTGGCACTAAGGGAGTTCCAGACCAGTGCTATCAGCAGAGACATTGACACTGCTGCCAAATTTATTGGTGCAGGTGCTGCCACAGTAGGAGTGGCTGGTTCTGGTGCTGGTATTGGAACTGTCTTTGGTAGTCTGATTATTGGTTATGCCAG AAACCCTTCACTGAAGCAGCAGCTGTTCTCATATGCTATCCTGGGATTCGCCTTGTCTGAAGCTATGGGTCTCTTTTGTTTGATGGTTGCTTTCTTGATCTTGTTTGCCATGTAA